The following DNA comes from Ooceraea biroi isolate clonal line C1 chromosome 11, Obir_v5.4, whole genome shotgun sequence.
agaCTTTTAATACTAATATTGTAAGTAAAGCTTAATTTCGAGTATAATAAGTCAGATTATAGTACTTAAAGCACATACAATCTTCCTTTCACAAGAAAAAGTTGTATCACAAAAatatcacattaaaaaaagtattacattttaaagtacttgcaaaatttttaaaactaaattattacttcttttagtttttgcAAGACTAGATGTAGTATTGCAAGACTTTAAtactaatgataataataataatgtaattataaagcTTAAATTAGggtataataatgcaaataagTACATATATCATCTTTTTGATatgaatatcttttttataatctatAATCCTATTCTATATTTAGTGTACTTATCGTTAATGTTTccttttttgcattttttgtgATTGTCGTATAGAGCTTTTGACTCTCTGTTATGTCGCTGTTTAGAGAAGCGGAACCATTCGGCAGCTATGTCATCTAATCCTCTTTCAGTTAAAGTTGAATGTGATTCCAAAATAATATCTGAACAATAgatttgtaaatatttcttttattgtaaataagtaaaatatacgtTACACACTCACCTACAcccacacaaacacacacgcgcgcgcgtgaatatACATACCTTTCATAATAGTAATTAAGTAGTGAAGAAGGGGGAGTTCTGGACTACTTTGTGGCGcggggtatgacgtcacgcggggaGGGGGGAAGAGTCTCTGGACCAGGAGCTCCGAGGGGGGTGCGGGGAGGGGGAGAGTGTTTCTCTGGACCAGGAGCCccgagggggagggggaggggggttTATCTGGACGCGtggggtatgacgtcacgcgggggTCTTCGAACGCCGGTACCAGTCGACAAAGACGTTACCGCGCGTGAGAATGCGTAACAGATAAAAAATCTAGTTACGCGATTCTTCGAGCGCCGGCTGTGGTCAAAGAGATGTTTAGGTAAACAGATTTCCCAGGAACGAACCATGAGATGGTATTATTATCGAAGCGATAAGGGGTAATACCAATATGCGACCGCAGGgtggaaagagacggagatgtcatatagggtgtcccatgggaagttgctgaaattaaacgattggttctcccctccatgacttcagaaaggatcttacggttaacggtcgttcatctgagtgtccgcagttttattctggttgtggtagatgcaagtccgtgcgcgtcaaaatgagtaatctgacgacggaagaaaagatttatcttgtcgagtgcttcttttccagaggaaaagtttatagcaatgcttacagggggtttcgtactaaatacggaacacataaagttaagagcgaaaacacgctaaaaggttagaatttattatttctttaaacgtatgccttacgtcactccattttttggcaataaatctgcattaaaataatgttttgtgttatttttatcagaattatcgataattttatgcagtatggaactatccaagaccgtagacatgatctgccaggtccttctgtgtctgtagctgcagaagaaaacatcgaagatattaagaagtattttgaagagaatccaaattcttccattcggaaagctgcccaagctcttgaaatatccaaaacaacgttacacaggattttaaaacatttcctgaaaatgcatccctataaaataacatcgcatcaattgctaaccaaacgcgctatgacgaaacgtgtggaattctgcaagacgataaatggaatgtttgaagatggagaacttgatgcaaaattgataatttacacggacgaagcacatttctggctaaatggttatgttaataaacaaaattatagattttgggggtcggaaaatcccaacgtttccctggctaaacctttacatcgacaaaaaataacagcatgggctgcgatctcggtaaaaggaatttatctgcaattcttcgaatcaatagtcactggtgaaagttacaagcagcttctcgaaacacaattcttccctcatgcaaaaaaaagagacctggtcagaggatttcatttcatgcaggatggagcgacaccacatcgaacccaggaggtcttcgaaacaatccataaagtttatggtaatcgagtcatcggtctggaaTACCCCAAATTGgcccagggggggctagaatggccaccgtactcgccggatttaaatccatgtgacttctttctttggggatacattaaggaccattgttatgccggaaatccagaaacagtgtcagatttagtagtagctattaaaaaggtcgtcagcaacattaaagacgacatgttagaaaaagttttcacaagttttcataaaagaattgatttttgtacaaattcagatggtgcacactttgaaaatatttatcattagcttacttgattattagcatatttttcaataataaaaaaaactgatatacaaacattttgctaaattttatttatacccattaaaaactgcagactttcctctttccgatgcaatttttgttttttcaataactgcatacgtttaaaaatgacagctgattagtttcagcaacttcccatgggacacccgtATGacatctccgtctctttccacCCTGCGGTCGCATATTGGTATTACCCCTTATCGCTTCGATAATAATACCATCTCATGGTTCGTTCCTGGGGAATCTGTTTACCTAAACATCTCTTTGACCGCAGCCGGCGCTCGAAGAATCGCGTAACTAGATTTTTTATCTGTTACGCATTCTCACGCGCGGTAACGTCTTTGTTGACTGGTACCGGCGCTCGAAGAcccccgcgtgacgtcataccctACGCGTCCAGAGAAactcccccctccccccctctcGGGGCTCCTGGTCCAGAGAAACaccctccccctccccgcaTCCCCCTTGGAGCTCCTGGTCCGGAGAAACaccctccccctccccgcaTCCCCCTCGTAGCCCCTGGTCCAGAGaccctccccctctccccgCGAATTTTAATGGATTTTTTTATCTATCAACTATCTCACGCGCGGTAACGTCTTTGTCGTAATTGATAGCAGCCAGGTACCGGTGcttgcatttttttcttatcgcttCTGTATAACAATACCATGGTTCCTAGTAGTctgtttacataaacatccCTTTGACCGGTACCGGCGCTCGAAGAcccccgcgtgacgtcataccccaCGCGTCCAGATAaacccccctccccctccccctcggGGCTCCTGGTCCAGAGAAATACTCTCCCCTTCCCCGCACCCCCCTCGGAGCTCCTGGTCCAGAGACCCTTTCTCCCtccccgcgtgacgtcataccccgCGCCACGAAGTGGTCCAGAACTCCTTCTTCACTACTTAATTAGACGCAATTTACATATCGCAAAATTTTGACGTCGTCCTTTCCATGAGCATTTGATGCCACAATCGTTGGAAAATATTCGTGTCAAAGCATTACGAATATTTTCTGTAGGTGTATGACCACCTACCTTTTGCATAAAAGATTTCTGAGGTATATAAAACATGAAACAAATATAgtagtgaaaaaatataatatacaaagataataatatacatttcatTGATGTTTGAAACTTTCGTGGTGTACATCAGTATTAGAATTGTCTTCCGAATTTAAGCTTAAATTCTTTATCTGATTTCGACGTTTCCTAAACACTTCAATTTTCATTAGGGAgaaagaatttggattctgtTTTCTTCTTGGCaggtatttcttttttccatccttcttcctccttggtcaagttatatatataggctCAAACCCGGAAGCAAATTCTAATaacaatttctttatttaaatcttataCTTACATATTCGTTAACGAAATCTTCTTCTTGTAAAAGAGTTTCTATGTTTTGGATATCTTCGATCGATTTCAACggtaaataactttttattcgtTCTAtcgaagaaattattttcactgTAGGTGTAATCCTGTCGATCCGTTGCATTACACTTTTCATCTGTAATTGTAGCGCAGCAACCATTTTCACCAAAATTCTTGTATTTCctgaaataaatgatatctACTATTGtcttacaatttaatttacatttaatgcaaaatatgtgtaaataattaatgtacctGCAGTTAGAATTATAAGTCTTTCTTGATATGGTTTTAgaatttcttcatttctttttacattctCTATCTCTTGTTGCGTTTCTAAAACTGGCGACTGTACTaaattttctgaaatgttaatgataaaagaaaaatatatcataaaatatttatccagtttttaaaaataaattattaattaagtttgtcaattattaagtttttatttttatatttctcttttattctaatattttaaagtttataCCTTCTTCTTTATTACGTACACTAGTCGAAGATGTTGGTGAAGATGTTGAGAAGTCATTATGAGTATCTTCATTCACAGATTTTGGCCATTGTGGCATCTTTTGACTTTTAGAAGTCACTATGTGCGAGATCCAACTTTCGTGTTCGGATTCCGTCACTGACTGCTGATTCCGTTCGGAAGAGAACGTGCGACGTGAAAAGTGACCACTCGGTGATCACGGCAAGGACTGGGGCGTGTGACAGGAGTTCACTAATTCCGCGGAATGTTTGTTTAACAAGTTTATTGTAACAcagtcaaataaaatgaacaaaaattCAGTCACAGATTATCTCGAGAGAACACGAATCTGCGTGAATGTATCGTCCGTCGAAGATATCGAGCGTAGATCGTGAACGCGCGTATCTGCTAATGTAGAATAACGCGACGTTGTTCCACGGATGCACTCCGAACTCGACCTCGAGAAATTCGAACGATTTAAAGTGCGGCCGAACTTGGGCGAAATAGATGATTACTGTCTGCGAAAACGATTCGTTAGCGAACGAGGCTGAATCTTATCTGGCTTTGTTCTCGATGAGCGATCGACAGCGACGTCTCTTGTTTGTCGCCTTCGGTGGAGAAAAATAGGCATACGCGACCAAACAAGCGATCTCTTTCGTCTCTGTCCATCGCACGTGATGATTTAAGCCGTGCGAGCGAGATCGTCGGGGTTCGCGCCCGTACGAGGTCAATTTTCGATCGCGAACGACGCAAATATTGTGAGATCCGGATAGCGCGCGACAAACATCTGGTGCTCGATTTGCCACGCAAGACTCGACGAAATTTTAATCGAAGTCTAATTACAAAAATGGTTTGACCGTGGTCTGAATCCCGAACACACTACATTATTCAATTTATCGCGGTTGCTTGTATTGTTAACGTTATCGCGATTACATGTATTATTTGCGTCATCATTTTCCGATTCACTatctgaatatatatatatatatatatatatatatatatatatatatatataagatattttctttctatatcCTCTACCTAATTGCATTTCGTCTGTCGatgtataattatctttttctgcAGCTTTTCGTGCTTTTTCTAATGTccctgaaatattaaataacgttAAAGTTAAGAAgatacttattaaaataagatacaaaaaagatataaaaattgactaATATATTCTTACTACAATATCTTTTAACTATTACTGGAAGCAGTGACCATGTTTGAATATCTGGTTCGGTACGTTTCGCAATTAAagatgttaaatttttaattagatcAATGTTTATTTTCGACCAAACTGGCTAACAAAGTTGTAAGTtagcacaacgtttcgacctccGTTTGAGGTCCTCCTCAGgtgcaaaaaaattaaaaaacttgcaTAGTCACTTCCTGAAAGCAATTTCCATGACTAACGTTGGAGTTGAAGTTCAAACAAACTCTGTTAAAGttgaacaaaacaaaaaaccatTTACTTCCAAAAAGTGACCATCAAAATTCCAAATTACATAAAACAGGAACAATAACGGCACTACCAGCACGCAACAGGCCTCTTATACGGATCAATACATAATGACGATTCCAAGGGCTTGGAAGTGTTTTCACATgtgtttcaaaatattattgtagatACTCGGTAGGTTGTCTGTATCTTTCTGAGAATTAATAGCATCTCTATTCTGTTTAATGAAGATCATCTCagcaatttctctttttttaacattatcttCTTTATGCAAGATTTTAACATTTGGCCTACTATGGGACCACTGTGCATTGTAgccatattttttcaaatttctacTCATACCGGCacttaaattattgatatatggAATCCTAATGAACTTCTTATTCATATAATTGTCTGTCTCATTTAAACACATGTCTCGGTACTCTATCTCACGCATTCTCCTCTTAATATGCTTGTCGATAAATTCTATcggataacaattattttgcaaaattgctTTGACAATTGCAATATTAGACATATGTTAATGAGAGTCAGACAGCAACAAAGCTCTGTCAACTAACCCTTTAATCACacctattttttaattttcaagatGATTCGAAAAATAGTTAATGTACCTACCTGAAAAACTTGTAGGCTGATGGATTGGTTATAGGTCGTCAGGAAATCCAGGAAGTTGTAGGAACTTAGAGTTTATTAAGAGACAGGTAATACAGGCGTTAGCAATAACGGAGAAAACGGGAGTGAGTCGAACCTCGGAATCGGCCTCCTTTATATATTGCCCCAAAGATTCTCTTTTGTTGAAAACCGTTGCCCAGACAATCAATAAATAGGTTGCTTGGGAAGTTGGCAAATGAACGCATATTATACAAGTAAAtgtcgaaaaaataaataagtatccAAGACGACGAACAGACGCAACGTCACGTAACATTATCGTCATCGGTTCTCAACCCAATACATTTaacacaaataataattttcctctttccctttctttttgtttacaaaatttttaatatttattggcgGCCACCAACATAACAAATCATTGTCCTCTTTCTGCAGCCAATTTGTAGGAATTTCGGATACCATCATCAAGAAACGATATAACAGTATAAGCCATATTTCTGaacataaacataaattatacaaaatatttcataatctaccctgattttataaatttatggaagaattttgcaatatattataatctattttacacatgtacacgcacgcacacaaagAACAAACCCGAAGAAATAAACAAgagcaaatattattataaaactttttaagtatgcacaaaaattgcaatataaatTCTAAGGAATACATATAACTCACTTATTGCATGAAGAACTGccacataaaaaattgtacaaaaacaAAGCAAACGTGCCAAAGTATGAAAACAAATGTctgtaaaaatgaatatacagggtgtctcacaACCTCCgtccaatattttaatagcgtATTCTAGAGGTAAAATAgagtgaaaaattttaatacgaAAATTTCGAGGTTACAATAGTTTTTGAGTTAGAAGCGATCAAAGTTTCCCAATAATATTGCGTAAAACTCGCGCGCTCAGGCTCGTGACTACACGCGTACCGATCTGTCATCTGTTATTGATTTTCAAGTCAGGTGATATGGATTTTTACTGCACAGCTgattttgtcatttattatgtatagcaaaaaacatttaattttttaaataaaaatttaaataattaattatcacatttgataaaacataatgtttacgtttacaaaaaattaaaggtatgtgatattaataaaaaacaagatttcaataaaatggataACTTAATCTTATTTTCCTCTCAGAACCTGTcacaagagaaaaaataataataataaattaattttcacctTTCTGATTAAACCGAAAatgtatttcgttttttaCATGTGTGAGAACATTATGTTTTATCCAATACCAGCAATACCAGCTTCAGCGTTTGAAAAGTGTTTTGAGGACTTAAGCGTTGGCACAT
Coding sequences within:
- the LOC105285969 gene encoding uncharacterized protein LOC105285969; the encoded protein is MPQWPKSVNEDTHNDFSTSSPTSSTSVRNKEEENLVQSPVLETQQEIENVKRNEEILKPYQERLIILTAGNTRILVKMVAALQLQMKSVMQRIDRITPTVKIISSIERIKSYLPLKSIEDIQNIETLLQEEDFVNEYVSIRFK